In Salvelinus alpinus chromosome 20, SLU_Salpinus.1, whole genome shotgun sequence, a genomic segment contains:
- the LOC139546987 gene encoding integrin beta-2-like, which yields MYKCVSLLLLLMGRGVLSQEVEVCSKTVINSCSDCIRSGAYCTWCKQLNFTKPGEQEAARCDTRAQLEERGCKEKDIISPQNTLTVTKNTALSTDAFVKDEPIQLRPQEVSLKLRPGLPRTFKLDFRRVEGYPVDLYYLMDLSYSMEDDLRSIKTLGNELFKALQGITKQGRIGFGSFVDKTVLPFTNTNPEKLKKPCAEKEKFCQPAFGYRHVLSMTENEADFNKEVDKQRISGNLDSPEGTLDAIMQAAVCGDRIGWRNSSTRLIVLTTDDGFHMAGDGKLAGILEPNDERCYMDNKLYTKSNDMDYPSVGQVATQLEKNNIQPIFAVTKNMENVYRELSRMIPKSEVGVLSEDSKNVVELIQAAYNRLSSKVTVTHDALPDNVRVTYTPLCPGGGPAGDQGVCDNVKVRDLVSFNVTVTADECIDREMSFLIGPLGIKDKLKVSLSTRCECECDDPKEEEHKDCNRKGKVNCGMCSCKAGFVGQRCECSIGEKDESSLRAACRKDNGTECEGRGDCVCGICQCYALKGSSTYYGTHCECENESCEKFQNKLCGGNGKCRCKNCECNPGYEGTACQCKKSDEQCRTPSGSVCSGRGTCQCNQCKCIEGYQRPFCLTCPACQTPCITKGKCIECLGFQTGPFSKNCSQTCKSINEFEMVETLPPGKPCDVRDVENCRVFFTIKQLDGEDKYTAQILKTRECPELPNIYAIIGGSIAAVALIGLVILLIIKALFYLNDLKEFRRFENEQKKGKWMPGDNPLFMNATTTVANPTFTGE from the exons ATGTATAAGTGTGTGTCTCTCCTGCTCCTGCTGATGGGCAGAGGTG TTCTCTCCCAGGAAGTGGAAGTATGTTCCAAAACGGTGATCAACTCCTGCAGCGACTGCATTAGATCAGGAGCGTACTGCACGTGGTGCAAACAACTG AACTTCACCAAGCCAGGTGAGCAAGAAGCAGCTCGCTGTGACACCCGGGCTCAGCTAGAAGAGAGGGGCTGCAAGGAAAAAGACATCATATCCCCCCAGAATACCCTTACTGTGACTAAGAACACCGCCCTGTCCACCGATGCATTTGTCAAGGACGAACCCATCCAGCTGCGTCCTCAGGAGGTCAGTCTGAAGCTCAGACCAG GGCTGCCTCGGACGTTCAAGCTGGACTTTCGAAGAGTGGAGGGCTATCCTGTTGATCTCTACTACCTGATGGATCTCTCCTACTCCATGGAGGACGATCTGAGGAGCATCAAGACTCTGGGAAACGAGCTCTTTAAAGCTCTGCAAGGCATCACAAAACAAGGGCGAATAG GCTTCGGCTCTTTCGTAGACAAGACTGTCCTGCCTTTCACTAACACCAACCCAGAGAAGCTGAAGAAGCCATGCGCCGAAAAGGAGAAGTTCTGTCAACCTGCCTTTGGCTACAGGCATGTTCTTAGCATGACAGAGAACGAAGCTGACTTTAATAAGGAGGTAGACAAGCAGCGCATCTCTGGGAACTTGGACTCCCCTGAAGGGACGCTGGACGCCATCATGCAGGCTGCAGTATGTGGG GACAGGATTGGCTGGAGGAATAGTAGCACTCGGCTAATCGTCCTGACCACCGATGATGGCTTCCACATGGCAGGGGATGGCAAGCTGGCTGGCATACTGGAGCCCAACGACGAGCGATGTTACATGGACAACAAGTTGTACACTAAGAGCAATGACATG GACTACCCATCTGTTGGTCAAGTGGCTACACAGTTAGAGAAGAACAACATTCAGCCAATCTTTGCTGTGACGAAGAACATGGAGAATGTATACAGG GAACTCAGTAGAATGATCCCCAAGTCTGAGGTGGGAGTATTGTCAGAGGACTCCAAAAATGTTGTTGAATTGATCCAAGCTGCCTACAAT AGGCTCTCCTCCAAAGTGACGGTGACTCATGATGCTCTCCCTGACAATGTGAGAGTCACTTACACTCCACTCTGTCCTGGAGGGGGACCCGCAGGGGACCAGGGGGTCTGTGATAACGTCAAAGTACGAGATTTG GTGTCTTTCAACGTAACAGTGACGGCAGATGAATGTATAGACAGGGAGATGTCTTTTCTGATTGGCCCATTGGGCATAAAAGACAAGCTGAAGGTGAGCTTGTCGACTCGCTGCGAGTGTGAATGTGATGACCCCAAGGAGGAGGAACACAAGGACTGCAACAGGAAGGGCAAAGTCAACTGTGGCATGTGCAG TTGCAAAGCCGGCTTCGTGGGTCAGAGGTGCGAGTGCTCCATTGGGGAGAAGGACGAGAGCTCTCTGAGGGCGGCATGCCGGAAGGACAACGGCACGGAGTGCGAAGGACGaggggactgtgtgtgtggcatttgccAGTGCTATGCCCTAAAAGGCAGCAGCACCTACTACGGCACGCACTGCGAGTGTGAAAACGAGAGCTGCGAGAAGTTTCAGAACAAACTGTGTGGAG GGAACGGGAAATGCCGTTGTAAAAATTGCGAATGCAACCCCGGGTACGAGGGCACCGCCTGCCAATGCAAGAAGTCGGACGAGCAGTGTCGCACACCAAGCGGGAGTGTGTGCAGCGGCAGGGGCACATGCCAGTGTAACCAGTGCAAGTGTATCGAGGGCTACCAGCGGCCCTTCTGTCTGACTTGTCCCGCCTGCCAGACTCCCTGTATAACCAAGGG GAAGTGCATCGAGTGTCTGGGCTTTCAGACAGGCCCGTTCAGTAAGAACTGCTCCCAGACCTGTAAGAGTATTAATGAATTTGAGATGGTGGAGACATTGCCACCTGGTAAGCCTTGTGACGTGAGGGATGTGGAGAACTGTCGGGTGTTCTTTACCATTAAACAGTTGGATGGAGAGGACAAATACACCGCCCAGATACTAAAGACCAGAG AGTGTCCGGAGTTGCCAAACATCTACGCCATCATTGGAGGCTCCATTGCGGCCGTGGCCCTGATCGGCTTAGTGATCCTGCTCATCATCAAAGCCCTCTTCTACTTGAATGACTTGAAGGAGTTCCGCAGGTTTGAGAATGAGCAGAAGAAAGGAAAGTGGATGCCG GGAGACAATCCACTATTCATGAACGCGACCACCACCGTGGCTAACCCTACCTTCACTGGAGAATAA